Proteins co-encoded in one Pocillopora verrucosa isolate sample1 chromosome 1, ASM3666991v2, whole genome shotgun sequence genomic window:
- the LOC131784054 gene encoding fibroblast growth factor receptor 2 isoform X1 → MQEKRCWWILLVNFIINSQTAQPDNYPPRVQDTLKPLNVARLGDTKRLRCAVTGLPPPNITWIKNDQPLHQSERIRKLNKNKTIKIKGVRLDDQGNYTCIAENPLGKVNLTLQLNVRHDEILTTTGSPLATKRPTTEHQARDLMTNLKTPESTGAPIFSDPNLLKRSFRAWPASHSIKLKCQAIGEPPLKYKWLKDGKIIKKRRMDPNVNSSLWYLKLRDLVPTDSGRYTCIVSNHYGSINHTFTLQVVARPRSAPILQTGLPKNKTVQVGDNVTFTCIVLVSGTLPDFRWLKWNKSVNSIPKTYNVILNGSYRLIDPYYYKTVRVKNKYGVEVNIVNVTEEDFGLYTCFASNHIGNDFSSAFLIKYVKPTVPVTETEATKPTEQPSSPEKITAFLTKKEKPPQTGLIIVILLSVFFLIAIIVIVVFVFCYRKRLKEKFPKGSNSQKEITLQNIEARRASLHLLSSEPNTPNQTDGITRTLNYAAPRRRFSSNGSTTSTAPLIRCRNGSYRSRFSSGVSSRIDSNIAEELYELPCDEEWEIDRSQITLREQLGEGAFGLVMRADAVGLPDLPSTCSVAVKMLKADATENELADLLSEMDTMKEIGRHKNIINLIGACTQNGPLFVVVEFAPHGNLRQFLRERRPSEYQQHTLSHSGPSLTMRDFVSYAFQIARGMEYLGTRKCVHRDLAARNILVGEDYIMKVADFGLARNVRDAEYYRKTTDGRLPIKWLAIEALFDRVYTTQSDVWAFGILLWEIFTLGGSPYPGIPIEKLFDLLKSGYRMQQPQNCPGDIYDIMMNCWDETPCQRKSFTDLRKHFDAMLSSMTSKEYLQILAQSIDDLAHDMETPLTDDSDENTGIMPESTC, encoded by the exons ATGCAGGAAAAGCGGTGTTGGTGGATATTGTTGGTTAACTTTATAATCAATTCGCAGACTGCTCAACCCG ACAATTATCCACCACGTGTTCAAGATACTCTAAAACCACTGAATGTCGCTAGATTAGGAGATACAAAACGGTTAAGATGTGCTGTGACAGGGCTTCCACCACCGAATATCACATGGATCAAAAACGACCAGCCTTTGCACCAGTCTGAGAGGATAAGAAAGctaaacaagaacaaaactatTAAGATCAAAGGAGTCCGACTTGATGACCAAGGCAACTACACCTGTATTGCTGAAAATCCTCTCGGTAAAGTCAACCTGACGCTCCAGCTAAACGTGCGTCATGATGAAATTCTGACAACTACTGGTTCACCACTAGCAACTAAAAGGCCCACAACTGAGCATCAGGCTAGAG atttaatgACGAATCTCAAGACTCCGGAATCAA CAGGAGCACCAATATTTAGTGATCCAAACTTACTGAAGAGATCGTTCAGGGCATGGCCTGCATCACACTCCATAAAACTAAAATGTCAAGCAATTGGTGAACCACCGCTTAAATACAAATGGTTGAAGGACGGAAAGATCATAAAAAAACGACGTATGGACCCAaatgttaattcttccctttgGTACCTGAAACTGCGAGATCTTGTACCCACTGATTCTGGGAGATACACCTGCATAGTATCCAATCACTATGGTTCGATAAATCACACTTTTACTCTTCAAGTTGTTG CCAGACCTCGGTCAGCTCCGATCCTACAGACAGGTCTTCCAAAGAACAAAACTGTGCAAGTTGGAGATAATGTGACATTTACCTGTATTGTTCTTGTTAGTGGAACTCTCCCGGATTTCAGATGGCTTAAATGGAACAAGTCCGTCAATTCTATACCGAAAACTTACAATGTAATTTTAAATGGATCATATCGCCTTATAGACCCATACTATTACAAGACCGTTcgagtaaaaaataaatatggtGTTGAGGTGAATATTGTAAATGTGACCGAGGAGGATTTTGGACTCTACACTTGCTTTGCGAGCAATCATATCGGCAACGATTTCAGTAGTGCATTCCTCATCAAATATGTGAAACCCACGGTTCCTGTGACAG AGACGGAAGCCACAAAACCAACAGAACAACCATCTTCACCTGAGAAGATCACAGCATTTCtcacgaaaaaagaaaaaccaccTCAAACTGGCCTAATTATCGTCATCCTTctgtcagttttctttttaatagcTATTATAGTAATCGTCGTGTTTGTTTTCTGTTATCGCAAGAGACTAAAGGAGAAATTCCCTAAaggttcaaattctcaaaaggAAATAACTCTACAAAATATAGAGGCAAGAAGAGCGTCGTTACACCTTTTATCGTCAGAACCTAACACACCCAATCAAACCGATGGAATAACTAGAACGTTAAATTATGCAGCTCCAAGGAGGAGATTTAGTTCCAATGGATCAACCACTTCTACAGCACCTTTAATAAGATGCAGGAATGGAAGCTATAGGTCTCGATTTTCTTCAGGTGTTTCGTCTAGAATTGATTCTAACATCGCTGAAG AGCTCTATGAGTTGCCTTGCGACGAAGAATGGGAAATCGACAGATCTCAAATAACGTTAAGAGAACAGCTTGGTGAAGGTGCTTTTGGTTTGGTCATGCGCGCTGATGCCGTGGGTTTACCTGACCTGCCTTCCACATGCTCAGTTGCAGTCAAAATGCTCAAGG CTGACGCCACTGAGAACGAATTAGCAGACCTTTTGTCTGAAATGGATACAATGAAGGAAATTGGAAGACACAAGAACATTATCAACCTGATAGGTGCTTGCACGCAAAACG GCCCTCTGTTTGTCGTTGTCGAGTTTGCACCACACGGGAATCTTCGACAGTTTTTGAGAGAAAGAAGACCATCTGAGTATCAACAACACACACTTAGTCACTCTGGTCCTTCCTTAACTATGAGGGATTTCGTCTCATATGCTTTCCAAATAGCGAGGGGAATGGAGTACTTGGGAACAAGAAAG TGTGTTCATCGAGACCTTGCTGCCAGAAACATTCTTGTTGGAGAAGATTACATCATGAAAGTTGCTGACTTTGGTCTGGCAAGAAATGTGAGAGATGCGGAGTATTATCGGAAAACTACCGAT GGTCGGCTACCAATAAAATGGCTCGCCATCGAGGCATTGTTTGATCGAGTTTACACAACACAAAGTGACGTCTGGGCGTTTGGTATATTGCTCTGGGAGATTTTTACCCTCG gGGGTTCTCCATATCCAGGAATACCCATAGAAAAGTTGTTCGATCTATTGAAGTCTGGCTACCGGATGCAGCAGCCTCAAAATTGTCCAGGAGATAT ATATGATATTATGATGAATTGCTGGGATGAAACCCCCTGCCAACGAAAATCGTTTACAGATCTAAGAAAACACTTTGATGCGATGTTATCAAGCATGACGAGCAAA GAGTATTTGCAAATACTGGCTCAGTCCATTGACGATCTGGCTCACGACATGGAAACACCTTTAACGGACGATTCTGATGAAAATACTGGAATAATGCCAGAGTCTACATGCTAG
- the LOC131784054 gene encoding fibroblast growth factor receptor 2 isoform X2, which yields MQEKRCWWILLVNFIINSQTAQPDNYPPRVQDTLKPLNVARLGDTKRLRCAVTGLPPPNITWIKNDQPLHQSERIRKLNKNKTIKIKGVRLDDQGNYTCIAENPLGKVNLTLQLNVRHDEILTTTGSPLATKRPTTEHQARDLMTNLKTPESRAPIFSDPNLLKRSFRAWPASHSIKLKCQAIGEPPLKYKWLKDGKIIKKRRMDPNVNSSLWYLKLRDLVPTDSGRYTCIVSNHYGSINHTFTLQVVARPRSAPILQTGLPKNKTVQVGDNVTFTCIVLVSGTLPDFRWLKWNKSVNSIPKTYNVILNGSYRLIDPYYYKTVRVKNKYGVEVNIVNVTEEDFGLYTCFASNHIGNDFSSAFLIKYVKPTVPVTETEATKPTEQPSSPEKITAFLTKKEKPPQTGLIIVILLSVFFLIAIIVIVVFVFCYRKRLKEKFPKGSNSQKEITLQNIEARRASLHLLSSEPNTPNQTDGITRTLNYAAPRRRFSSNGSTTSTAPLIRCRNGSYRSRFSSGVSSRIDSNIAEELYELPCDEEWEIDRSQITLREQLGEGAFGLVMRADAVGLPDLPSTCSVAVKMLKADATENELADLLSEMDTMKEIGRHKNIINLIGACTQNGPLFVVVEFAPHGNLRQFLRERRPSEYQQHTLSHSGPSLTMRDFVSYAFQIARGMEYLGTRKCVHRDLAARNILVGEDYIMKVADFGLARNVRDAEYYRKTTDGRLPIKWLAIEALFDRVYTTQSDVWAFGILLWEIFTLGGSPYPGIPIEKLFDLLKSGYRMQQPQNCPGDIYDIMMNCWDETPCQRKSFTDLRKHFDAMLSSMTSKEYLQILAQSIDDLAHDMETPLTDDSDENTGIMPESTC from the exons ATGCAGGAAAAGCGGTGTTGGTGGATATTGTTGGTTAACTTTATAATCAATTCGCAGACTGCTCAACCCG ACAATTATCCACCACGTGTTCAAGATACTCTAAAACCACTGAATGTCGCTAGATTAGGAGATACAAAACGGTTAAGATGTGCTGTGACAGGGCTTCCACCACCGAATATCACATGGATCAAAAACGACCAGCCTTTGCACCAGTCTGAGAGGATAAGAAAGctaaacaagaacaaaactatTAAGATCAAAGGAGTCCGACTTGATGACCAAGGCAACTACACCTGTATTGCTGAAAATCCTCTCGGTAAAGTCAACCTGACGCTCCAGCTAAACGTGCGTCATGATGAAATTCTGACAACTACTGGTTCACCACTAGCAACTAAAAGGCCCACAACTGAGCATCAGGCTAGAG atttaatgACGAATCTCAAGACTCCGGAATCAA GAGCACCAATATTTAGTGATCCAAACTTACTGAAGAGATCGTTCAGGGCATGGCCTGCATCACACTCCATAAAACTAAAATGTCAAGCAATTGGTGAACCACCGCTTAAATACAAATGGTTGAAGGACGGAAAGATCATAAAAAAACGACGTATGGACCCAaatgttaattcttccctttgGTACCTGAAACTGCGAGATCTTGTACCCACTGATTCTGGGAGATACACCTGCATAGTATCCAATCACTATGGTTCGATAAATCACACTTTTACTCTTCAAGTTGTTG CCAGACCTCGGTCAGCTCCGATCCTACAGACAGGTCTTCCAAAGAACAAAACTGTGCAAGTTGGAGATAATGTGACATTTACCTGTATTGTTCTTGTTAGTGGAACTCTCCCGGATTTCAGATGGCTTAAATGGAACAAGTCCGTCAATTCTATACCGAAAACTTACAATGTAATTTTAAATGGATCATATCGCCTTATAGACCCATACTATTACAAGACCGTTcgagtaaaaaataaatatggtGTTGAGGTGAATATTGTAAATGTGACCGAGGAGGATTTTGGACTCTACACTTGCTTTGCGAGCAATCATATCGGCAACGATTTCAGTAGTGCATTCCTCATCAAATATGTGAAACCCACGGTTCCTGTGACAG AGACGGAAGCCACAAAACCAACAGAACAACCATCTTCACCTGAGAAGATCACAGCATTTCtcacgaaaaaagaaaaaccaccTCAAACTGGCCTAATTATCGTCATCCTTctgtcagttttctttttaatagcTATTATAGTAATCGTCGTGTTTGTTTTCTGTTATCGCAAGAGACTAAAGGAGAAATTCCCTAAaggttcaaattctcaaaaggAAATAACTCTACAAAATATAGAGGCAAGAAGAGCGTCGTTACACCTTTTATCGTCAGAACCTAACACACCCAATCAAACCGATGGAATAACTAGAACGTTAAATTATGCAGCTCCAAGGAGGAGATTTAGTTCCAATGGATCAACCACTTCTACAGCACCTTTAATAAGATGCAGGAATGGAAGCTATAGGTCTCGATTTTCTTCAGGTGTTTCGTCTAGAATTGATTCTAACATCGCTGAAG AGCTCTATGAGTTGCCTTGCGACGAAGAATGGGAAATCGACAGATCTCAAATAACGTTAAGAGAACAGCTTGGTGAAGGTGCTTTTGGTTTGGTCATGCGCGCTGATGCCGTGGGTTTACCTGACCTGCCTTCCACATGCTCAGTTGCAGTCAAAATGCTCAAGG CTGACGCCACTGAGAACGAATTAGCAGACCTTTTGTCTGAAATGGATACAATGAAGGAAATTGGAAGACACAAGAACATTATCAACCTGATAGGTGCTTGCACGCAAAACG GCCCTCTGTTTGTCGTTGTCGAGTTTGCACCACACGGGAATCTTCGACAGTTTTTGAGAGAAAGAAGACCATCTGAGTATCAACAACACACACTTAGTCACTCTGGTCCTTCCTTAACTATGAGGGATTTCGTCTCATATGCTTTCCAAATAGCGAGGGGAATGGAGTACTTGGGAACAAGAAAG TGTGTTCATCGAGACCTTGCTGCCAGAAACATTCTTGTTGGAGAAGATTACATCATGAAAGTTGCTGACTTTGGTCTGGCAAGAAATGTGAGAGATGCGGAGTATTATCGGAAAACTACCGAT GGTCGGCTACCAATAAAATGGCTCGCCATCGAGGCATTGTTTGATCGAGTTTACACAACACAAAGTGACGTCTGGGCGTTTGGTATATTGCTCTGGGAGATTTTTACCCTCG gGGGTTCTCCATATCCAGGAATACCCATAGAAAAGTTGTTCGATCTATTGAAGTCTGGCTACCGGATGCAGCAGCCTCAAAATTGTCCAGGAGATAT ATATGATATTATGATGAATTGCTGGGATGAAACCCCCTGCCAACGAAAATCGTTTACAGATCTAAGAAAACACTTTGATGCGATGTTATCAAGCATGACGAGCAAA GAGTATTTGCAAATACTGGCTCAGTCCATTGACGATCTGGCTCACGACATGGAAACACCTTTAACGGACGATTCTGATGAAAATACTGGAATAATGCCAGAGTCTACATGCTAG